The sequence below is a genomic window from Deinococcus sp. Marseille-Q6407.
TGGCCCAGGCACGGCCTGCCAGCAACGTTTTCGGGTCGCCCCGCTTCAGCTCGCCGGACGGCATCACCAAAGTGGTGTTCGACCTGCCGGCCGGCGCACACTATGTCCTCAGCCCGGCCGAGATCGGTCTGACTGTGCGTGTGGAGGGTGCTCCGGTGCAGCCGGAAACGCGCGGAGCGGTGGGCCCGGCCGTGACCGGCTATCAGGCAGGTGGCCGTCAGGCCGTCCTGAGCACGCCTTTTCCCCTGGGTCCGGCCAGCGGCTGGCGGGCCAGCGAGGCCACCATCGCCTCGGGCAACCGGGTGCTGATTCTGGAAATCGGTGAATCGGTGCAGGGCGGCGTGAGCGGCGGCGGCCTGCGGGCCATGGTGGGTGGCAGCGCGGCGCCGGCTGCTGCGCCCGCCCGCGCTGCAGCGAATGCTTCAGCGGCCAGCTACGGCAACTCGGCGCTGTCCAGTACCACGCTTTCGCTGAGCGCCATGCCGCTGGCCCGTTCCTCGCTGGACCGCAGTGATAACCCCTACCAGCTGGCGCAGGTACCGGTGCAGCCCGCTCCCGCTCCCCTGGTGGTCACGCCGACCTACACGCCCCCTGTCCCCGCACCCCGGCCGGCGGCGGCTCCAGCTGCCATCCCGGCGGCTCCGGGCGGCACCGCGCCGGGAGACCAGGTCGTGGTGTCCAAGCCGCAGCCGCTGCCGCCCGAACTGGCCGACGCTCCCGGCTACACCGCCAACGGAGACCTGAGTGGGCGAGTGCCCGGCTCGGCCGGCAGTGGCACCCTGACCGAACCGCGTATCGGCAAGAATCCCGGCATCACCCGGGTGGTCGTGGACCTGCCGCCGGGGTCTTCCTACAAGATCACCCCGCAGGGTGACGGCCTGAGCGTGGCCATCAGCGGCGTGCGGTCGCAGGGCGGCGGCGCTTCGGGCGTCAGCCCCGAGCTGGCAGCCTGGGCTTACCGGCCCGGTGGCAACGCCGTGAACCTTAGCCTGCAAACCGGCAGCCCCACCACCTCTTCGCGTGGCTGGCGTGCTTTTTTCCTGCCGCCGGTAGATGGCGGCACCGACCGCTACCGCCTGGCCATCGACGTCTCGCCGGCGCTGGCCAACCTGCGGCCCCTGCCGGCCCAGGAGCGCCGCCTGAGCACCATGGCGTCGCTGCCTGCTGCCGGCGGCCTGGCCTATGCCAGCGCTGTCAAGCCGCGCGTGGTGCTGGACCCCGGTCACGGCGGCAGCGACCCCGGCGCCATGGGCAGCGTGCAGGAGAAGAAGCTGGTGCTGGACGTGGCGCTGCGCACCCGGCAGTTCCTCCAGGCCGCCGGCATCGACGTGATCATGACCCGTGACCGCGATATGGAACTGAACCCCAGCAAGGTCACCGACCTGCGGATGCGCGGCAACATGGGGGCTTCGGGCAACGCTTTTGTCAGCATTCACGCCAACGCCATGCCCACCCAGAGCGCTCTGAAGGGATACGGGGTGGAAACCTGGTACAACGGC
It includes:
- a CDS encoding N-acetylmuramoyl-L-alanine amidase, which encodes MKSRALFLSMLVGSAGWASAQTDPFQRTGPSTDYPAFAGNAAAFGAGGQSQAQAQPAAAQTVAQARPASNVFGSPRFSSPDGITKVVFDLPAGAHYVLSPAEIGLTVRVEGAPVQPETRGAVGPAVTGYQAGGRQAVLSTPFPLGPASGWRASEATIASGNRVLILEIGESVQGGVSGGGLRAMVGGSAAPAAAPARAAANASAASYGNSALSSTTLSLSAMPLARSSLDRSDNPYQLAQVPVQPAPAPLVVTPTYTPPVPAPRPAAAPAAIPAAPGGTAPGDQVVVSKPQPLPPELADAPGYTANGDLSGRVPGSAGSGTLTEPRIGKNPGITRVVVDLPPGSSYKITPQGDGLSVAISGVRSQGGGASGVSPELAAWAYRPGGNAVNLSLQTGSPTTSSRGWRAFFLPPVDGGTDRYRLAIDVSPALANLRPLPAQERRLSTMASLPAAGGLAYASAVKPRVVLDPGHGGSDPGAMGSVQEKKLVLDVALRTRQFLQAAGIDVIMTRDRDMELNPSKVTDLRMRGNMGASGNAFVSIHANAMPTQSALKGYGVETWYNGNHRLSPALATIMQKNVVDTSGAFSRGIKNYQSLAVLRNNRVPAVLVEVGFVSHPVDSINLTDQNYLDRVALGIAKGIHESLRTGVRADSSEAVGQLPGNPAD